In one Diceros bicornis minor isolate mBicDic1 chromosome 2, mDicBic1.mat.cur, whole genome shotgun sequence genomic region, the following are encoded:
- the LYZL4 gene encoding lysozyme-like protein 4 translates to MKVSVVLTLIGYLVVPSGAAVLGRCVVAKKLHEGGLSNFEGYSLENWVCLAYFESKFNPEAIYENTHGGYTGFGLFQIRDNDWCDRGKNLCHEYCSALLNPNLKKTIECVKKIVKEKEGMGAWHSWSLNCQNSDTLARWLDGCKL, encoded by the exons ATGAAGGTGTCCGTGGTTCTCACTCTCATTGGCTACCTGGTGGTTCCAAGTGGCGCTGCTGTTTTGGGGCGCTGTGTGGTGGCTAAGAAGCTCCACGAAGGAGGCCTGAGTAATTTTGAGGGCTACAGCCTTGAAAACT GggtgtgcctggcttattttgaGAGCAAGTTCAACCCCGAGGCTATCTATGAGAACACGCATGGGGGCTACACCGGCTTCGGCCTCTTTCAGATCCGCGACAATGACTGGTGCGACAGAGGCAAGAACCTCTGCCACGAGTACTGCTCTG CTTTACTGAATCCGAATTTAAAGAAGACAATTGAATGTGTCAAGaaaattgtaaaagaaaaagaagggatgGGAGCATG GCACTCCTGGTCCCTGAACTGTCAGAACTCAGACACTCTGGCGAGGTGGTTGGACGGATGCAAGCTGTAG